Part of the Erwinia amylovora genome is shown below.
AACCACGAAAAAACAAGGGGCTGCTTTGTTTTTATTTTAGCGGGCAGCCGCGCGACAGGCTGCGCTGGGAATACCGCAGCGCTGGCGGCGCATACAGCAGCGGCACGGCGGACGATCCGATCCCCGGCGGTAAGAAAGACAGCGTATGGCTGGCCATCCCCGCCGGGCACTGCCTGTTTTATTGCGTGAGCGGCGGCAAAATGCCGGCAGAAGCGCTCAAATGGCAGTTGGAAGGAACCGCGATCGGTGATGTTGATGCGTTACACATCACCGTGCTGGCACGCACCGCGCAGGACAATCACCTGGTAGCCATTGAACCGGCCAGGCTGCGGGCCGCCATCAACGCGGTCAGACAGAGCGGTTTCACCCCCGACTACGCCTTGCCGGATGTGTTAATGCTGCCGCATGGCCAGGCTTTTCGTCTGGAGGAGCAGTGGCTGGCACGCACCGAACCGTTCAGCGGCGTTAGCGTCGCCGTTGCCGACCTGCCGCTGCTTACCGCTCACGACAGCACGCTTGCCGGGCAGGTTGAGGAGCAGCAAACGCGTAAGTGGTTAACGCAGGAAACGGGGAAAACCAGCCTGCCTTCACTGCTGCACGGTGAGTTTGGCCCGACGGTCAGCTGGCGTAACAGCATAGGCTGCCTGATCGTTGCGCTGCTGCTTTCCGGCTGTTGTCTGGCGGCGTTCCCGCTTTATCACGGCTGGCAGCTGAATATGGCCGCTGAACAGCTTACCCAACAGACGCTACAACGCTATCAGCGCTATTTTCCGCATGAGCGACCGGTCAAACCCGCTCAGGCGCTACTTGAGCACATACAGCAACAGGAAACCCATAAGCCCACCGCTGGCCTGCTGGTACTTCTGACTGAATGTTCGGAGCTGCTCGCAAATGTGAAAGAAATCCCGCTGCAAACGCTGGAGTGGGATGCGAAAAAACAGCAGCTAAGTTTACACTTCGCTGCAGTCATACCAACCGATAACCCGCTGGTGGCACCAGAGGGCTTACAGCTGACCCGACAGGGTAAGCGCAGCATCACTATTGGCAGGAAATCATGAGCGACAAACCTCTTAACTTCTGGCAACGCAGACAGCCCCGTGAGCGCTGGCTGCTGGTTCTCTGCCTGATTAGCGCCATCGCTGCCGGGCTCTATATCGCCAGAGAGCAGGCGATTGCCTGGCAACAGCGGGCGGCGAATCATCTGCAACAACGCCAGCTTGAGTCGCAGCAAATACAGCAGCTGGAAAACCGCATGCAGGCGGTGCTGGCTCGCCAGCCAGAAAAAAACCCCGGTCTTGAGCAGCTGAATAAGCTGCTGCCGCCGGGGTTAGTGCTGTCGCAACCGTCACCCGATATCTGGGTGGCTGCCAGGGGGGCTGTCTCGCTGGGGCCTTTGCTGAGCGCGCTGGTGAAACTGGAGCAGCGCTACGCGCTGCAGCCATCGCGGTTGCTGATGGAACAGAAAGGCCCCCAGCTGCATCTGGTGCATATGGAACTTAACCGTGACCGATAATGGCTGTTACTGGCTGTTGTTGGGCCTGCTGGGGGCAGCAACAGGCAGCCTGATCAATGTGGTGACGTACCGCTTGCCGCTGATGATCGGCGCGGATGCCCCGCCGGGCTTCAACCTGTGGCTGCCCGCTTCGCACTGCCCGCAATGTAAAACGGCGGTACGCTGGCGTGACAACATTCCGCTGTTGAGCTGGCTGGTGCTTAAAGGGCGCTGCCGTCATTGCTGCCAGCCGGTATCGCGCCGCTATCCGCTGACCGAGTTCGCCACGCTGCTGTTAACGCTGGCGATCGGCTGGCTGTTTCCTGTTGGCGGGTTATTGCTGGCGGTGCTGCTGTTTAGCTGGCTGTTACTGGCGCTGGTATTGATTGATGCCGAACACCAGCTGCTGCCCGATGCGCTGACGCTGCCCCTGCTGTGGCTTGGTTTGTTGGTCAACCTGCTGGAGTGGTTGCCCCACCTCACCCTTACTGCTGCGGTAAGTGGAGCGATAGCAGGCTATCTAAGCCTGGCGCTGCTGGCACAGGGTTATCGTCTGCTGTCAGGTAAGGATGCGCTGGGACTGGGGGATGCCAAACTGCTGGCGGCACTGGGTGCCTGGCTGGGCTGGCAGCCGCTGCCCTTGCTGCTGCTGCTGGCTTCCGTTAGCGGTATTGTCTGGGTGCTGGTAGCCCGTCTGCTGTTCCGGCGTTCGCTCAATGCGCCGCTACCTTTTGGCCCCTTGCTGGCCGCCGCTGGCCTGCTGCTGTTGATCTCTGCTAACCGCTTCGCATTTTTCTGAACCTCTGCATCAGGCCCCGTGGCCTGATCCAGTCCGGTAAATCAATATCCCACT
Proteins encoded:
- the gspL gene encoding type II secretion system protein GspL, with amino-acid sequence MAKKPRKNKGLLCFYFSGQPRDRLRWEYRSAGGAYSSGTADDPIPGGKKDSVWLAIPAGHCLFYCVSGGKMPAEALKWQLEGTAIGDVDALHITVLARTAQDNHLVAIEPARLRAAINAVRQSGFTPDYALPDVLMLPHGQAFRLEEQWLARTEPFSGVSVAVADLPLLTAHDSTLAGQVEEQQTRKWLTQETGKTSLPSLLHGEFGPTVSWRNSIGCLIVALLLSGCCLAAFPLYHGWQLNMAAEQLTQQTLQRYQRYFPHERPVKPAQALLEHIQQQETHKPTAGLLVLLTECSELLANVKEIPLQTLEWDAKKQQLSLHFAAVIPTDNPLVAPEGLQLTRQGKRSITIGRKS
- a CDS encoding prepilin peptidase, with the translated sequence MTDNGCYWLLLGLLGAATGSLINVVTYRLPLMIGADAPPGFNLWLPASHCPQCKTAVRWRDNIPLLSWLVLKGRCRHCCQPVSRRYPLTEFATLLLTLAIGWLFPVGGLLLAVLLFSWLLLALVLIDAEHQLLPDALTLPLLWLGLLVNLLEWLPHLTLTAAVSGAIAGYLSLALLAQGYRLLSGKDALGLGDAKLLAALGAWLGWQPLPLLLLLASVSGIVWVLVARLLFRRSLNAPLPFGPLLAAAGLLLLISANRFAFF